The following coding sequences are from one Lolium rigidum isolate FL_2022 chromosome 6, APGP_CSIRO_Lrig_0.1, whole genome shotgun sequence window:
- the LOC124667322 gene encoding myb-related protein Hv33-like has translation MGREAAACSSKPKLRRGLWSPEEDEKLYNHIIRYGVGCWSSVPKLAGLERCGKSCRLRWINYLRPDLKRGSFSQQEEDLIVSLHKILGNRWSQIASQLPGRTDNEIKNFWNSCIKKKLRQRGIDPTTHKPLNDAEPHDECKQQLLGAEDEHCFGGAAGSDIDPLAPPHSPVDCSFDPMSVTNVPAMQASYGSFCDYGGVSSDAATYSAYTGGGDSSSNSNGTWGTCANVVEPLAHMDIFRDAEPYPFLDPAKFSPWHQHQDPHQQHGAGGASSESFPIRSLSRDLPESCFELARGALEDEFDFL, from the exons ATGGGACGCGAGGCGGCGGCGTGCTCCTCCAAGCCCAAGCTGCGGAGGGGgctgtggtcgccggaggaggacgagaAACTCTACAACCACATCATCCGCTACGGCGTCGGCTGCTGGAGCTCCGTCCCAAAGCTCGCCG GTTTGGAGAGATGTGGCAAGAGCTGCAGGCTCAGATGGATCAACTACCTGAGGCCTGATCTCAAGAGAGGCAGCTTCTCCCAGCAGGAGGAGGACCTCATTGTCAGCCTTCACAAGATCCTTGGCAACAG GTGGTCCCAGATAGCGTCGCAGCTGCCAGGCCGGACAGACAACGAGATCAAGAACTTTTGGAACTCGTGCatcaagaagaagctccggcagcGGGGCATCGACCCCACCACCCACAAGCCGCTCAACGACGCCGAGCCGCACGACGAGTGCAAGCAGCAGCTGCTGGGTGCGGAGGACGAACACTGCTTTGGAGGCGCCGCTGGCAGCGAcatcgaccccctggcgccgccgcACTCCCCTGTCGACTGCAGCTTCGACCCCATGTCCGTGACCAACGTCCCGGCAATGCAGGCTTCCTACGGCTCCTTCTGCGACTACGGCGGCGTCTCCTCCGACGCCGCCACGTACAGCGCCTACACCGGTGGCGGCGACAGCTCCAGCAACAGCAACGGCACCTGGGGGACCTGCGCCAATGTGGTGGAGCCGCTCGCGCACATGGACATCTTCCGCGACGCCGAGCCGTACCCGTTCCTCGACCCGGCCAAGTTCAGCCCCTGGCACCAGCACCAGGATCCCCACCAGCAGCACGGtgccggcggcgcctcctccgaGAGCTTCCCGATCCGGTCGCTGTCCCGAGACCTGCCGGAGTCGTGCTTCGAGCTCGCCCGCGGCGCCCTGGAGGACGagttcgacttcctctag